In Prunus dulcis chromosome 2, ALMONDv2, whole genome shotgun sequence, a single genomic region encodes these proteins:
- the LOC117617803 gene encoding uncharacterized membrane protein YjcL → MATMTSRLSIVPAPPARPALPALQRSNLSTRQNPSLSVRVSPSPSTITSSSSVADPLNNRRQSFLSPPAPPNLGDRSVAVRFQLNAPLISSHDQWGTWTALFATGAFGIWSEKNTKVGAALSGALVSTLIGLAASNLGIISSNAPAFSIVLEFLLPLAVPLLLYRADLRRVIKSTGALLLAFLLGSVATTVGTVVAYLLVPMRSLGQDSWKIAAALMGRHIGGAVNYVAIADALGVSPSILAAGLAADNVICAVYFSTLFALASKVPPEPSTSDDGIGKDASSEPGNKLPLIQTAAALSVSLAICKSGHYLTKYFGIQGGILPAVTAIVVTLATVFPKQFAYLAPTGEAMAVILMQVFFAVVGASGNIWSVINTAPSIFFFALIQIAVHLVVILGLGKLLGFDLKLLLIASNANVGGPTTACGMATAKEWNSMIVPGILAGIFGIAIATFIGIAFGLAVLKYM, encoded by the exons ATGGCTACGATGACATCGAGGCTCTCAATCGTACCTGCTCCTCCTGCTCGTCCAGCTTTGCCGGCACTTCAACGGTCAAATTTGTCTACCCGCCAAAACCCGAGTCTGAGTGTCCGTGTCTCCCCCTCACCCAGCACCATCACCAGCAGTAGTTCGGTAGCTGATCCGTTGAATAACAGAAGGCAgagctttctctctcctccggctCCTCCTAATCTGGGAGATCGATCTGTAGCCGTCAGATTCCAACTCAACGCCCCTCTCATTTCGTCTCACGACCAATGGGGCACCTGGACTGCTCTATTCGCCACCGGCGCTTTCGGTATCTG GTCAGAGAAGAACACGAAGGTTGGGGCGGCATTGAGCGGGGCATTGGTGAGCACATTGATCGGACTTGCAGCGAgtaatttgggaattatttcATCGAATGCACCTGCATTTTCGATTGTGTTGGAGTTTCTGCTCCCACTGGCTGTGCCATTGCTCTTGTACAGGGCAGACTTGCGACGTGTGATCAAATCAACCGGGGCTCTTCTCTTGGCCTTCTTGCTTGGATCCG TTGCAACAACAGTTGGAACAGTGGTGGCATATCTTTTGGTGCCGATGCGATCACTTGGTCAAGATAGTTGGAAAATAGCAGCTGCTCTCATGGGCCGACATATTGGTGGAG CTGTCAATTACGTTGCCATAGCTGATGCTCTCGGGGTTTCTCCTTCAATTTTAGCTGCCGGGCTAGCCGCAGATAATGTCATTTGTGCTgtatatttttcaacattgtTCGCATTGGCTTCTAAAGTACCTCCTGAGCCTTCAACATCTGATGATG GCATTGGAAAGGATGCATCCTCTGAGCCTGGAAACAAGCTTCCTCTGATACAAACTGCTGCGGCCCTTTCTGTGTCCTTGGCCATATGCAAGAGTGGCCATTATCTCACGAAATATTTTGGAATCCAAGGAGGCATCCTGCCAGCTGTAACAGCCATTGTTGTTACTCTGGCGACTGTATTTCCAAAACAGTTTGCGTATCTTGCACCAACTGGTGAGGCTATGGCTGTTATACTAATGCAG GTATTTTTTGCGGTGGTGGGAGCGAGCGGAAACATATGGAGTGTCATTAACACTGCTCCTAgtatctttttctttgctcTAATCCAGATTGCCGTTCATCTTGTTGTGATCCTGGGATTGGGAAAGCTATTGGGGTTTGACCTGAAGTTGTTGCTTATAGCATCAAATGCCAATGTTGGAGGCCCTACAACAGCTTGTGGAATGGCCACGGCCAAAGAGTGGAATTCTATGATTGTTCCTGGAATTCTTGCAGGCATTTTTGGCATTGCGATTGCAACTTTCATCGGCATTGCATTCGGGCTGGCAGTTCTTAAATACATGTAA
- the LOC117617805 gene encoding probable RNA-binding protein 18 — translation MDPNGSGDENSESKIYIGNLDLRITEAALIKMFSPFGKIVTEDFLWHTRGRKRGEPRGFAFIQYSSKEEAKLAKEKMHGRLACGRPLVVRVSSEKYAVEAAENSSKGAGEATKTSLSGSSSGQTSRSSKIAAIKNKLKALEEEGFSAKKQKQTDTSLQ, via the exons ATG GATCCTAATGGTTCTGGTGATGAAAATAGTGAAAGCAAAATCTACATTGGTAACCTTGATCTGAGGATAACGGA GGCTGCTCTAATTAAGATGTTTTCTCCATTTGGGAAGATTGTAACTGAGGACTTTTTGTGGCACACTCGTGGCCGAAAACGTGGAGAGCCACGGGGTTTTGCTTTCATCCAGTATAGCAGCAAAGAG GAAGCAAAATTGGCCAAGGAGAAGATGCATGGGAGACTAGCTTGTGGACGCCCATTGGTTGTTCGTGTTTCCAGTGAGAAGTACGCGGTAGAAGCAGCAGAAAATTCTTCAAAAGGAGCGGGCGAGGCAACCAAAACAAGCCTTTCTGGTAGTAGTTCAGGACAGACGAGTCGGAGCTCGAAAATAGCAGCAATCAAGAACAAATTGAAAGCCTTGGAAGAGGAGGGCTTTAGTGCCAAGAAGCAGAAGCAAACTGACACATCTTTGCAGTGA
- the LOC117617869 gene encoding probable receptor-like protein kinase At5g24010, which translates to METKNLHFLSLTLLSLLHFSASFTPLDNYLLNCGSLSNTSLFNRVFAGDSYKPGSGSISLTNQNPPPNSPALYHTARVFKRISSYSFDIKKYGTHMVRFHFSPFVAQGFDLKAANFSVSVDRLVLLTDVHVRDNVLREYIMKIDTNVLEIVFTPLDNSGFAYVSAIEVFSAPEDLIVDYGAKLVSADIVEYKNLSSQVLETIYRINVGGSKLTPFNDTLWRDWVPDVDYLVLKSAAKRASTSHIPNYQRGGATREIAPDNVYMTAQEMNRDKAITDARFNITWEFPVGSNSGHLVRLHFCDIVSPALNLLYFNIYINGYAAYRDVDLSVLATNELASPLYIDFIVDSDVSGVIQISIGPSDLSSSVRMNAILNGAEIMRMVNVSHLQTEGASKKKSIWILVGTVVGGFVILCFAIVAFLLALKRRKKKLKPAPAESVGWTPLRIYGGSSHSRMSERTALASPGPNGYHFLKIPFAELQLATNNFDKNLIVGSGGFGMVYKGVLRDNTKVAVKRGVPGSRQGLPEFQTEITVLSQIRHQHLVSLVGYCEEQSEMILVYEYMEKGPLKKHLYGSGLPPLSWKQRLEICIGSARGLHYLHTGFAQGIIHRDIKSTNILLDENYVPKVADFGLSRSGPCLNETHVSTGVKGSFGYLDPEYFRRQQLTDKSDVYSFGVVLFEVLCARPAVDPLVDREQVNLGEWAMQWQKKGMLEKIIDPHLVGQIKPGSLKKFGETAEKCLAEYGADRPTIGDVLWNLEYALQLQESRPQREVHEDGDINELPTNTIVPGDPATNARTEEGDGNGSLEINTSQVFSQLMTNDGR; encoded by the coding sequence ATGGAGACCAAAAACCTTCACTTTCTCTCTTTAACTCTCCTCTCCCTCCTCCACTTCTCAGCCTCTTTCACCCCCTTAGACAACTATCTCCTCAACTGTGGTTCACTGTCCAACACCTCGCTCTTCAACCGGGTCTTTGCTGGAGATTCCTACAAACCCGGGTCGGGTTCCATTTCGCTCACCAACCAAAACCCACCTCCCAATTCACCCGCCCTTTACCACACAGCAAGAGTTTTCAAGAGAATTTCAAGCTATAGCTTCGACATCAAGAAATATGGGACTCACATGGTACGTTTCCATTTCTCACCGTTTGTTGCTCAAGGTTTCGATTTGAAAGCTGCAAACTTCAGCGTTTCCGTTGATAGGCTTGTGCTGTTGACTGATGTACATGTTAGAGATAATGTGCTTAGAGaatatataatgaaaattGATACAAATGTGCTTGAAATTGTGTTTACGCCTCTGGACAACTCGGGTTTTGCATATGTAAGCGCAATTGAAGTTTTTTCAGCACCTGAGGACCTTATTGTTGATTATGGAGCTAAGTTGGTGAGTGCCGATATAGTTGAATACAAGAATCTTTCTTCCCAGGTTTTAGAGACCATTTATAGGATTAACGTTGGAGGTTCCAAATTGACCCCTTTTAATGATACTCTGTGGAGGGATTGGGTCCCTGATGTGGATTATCTTGTCCTGAAATCGGCCGCAAAGCGTGCCTCCACCAGTCATATTCCAAATTATCAGAGAGGAGGTGCAACTCGAGAGATTGCCCCTGATAATGTTTATATGACTGCTCAGGAGATGAATAGGGATAAGGCAATTACAGATGCAAGGTTCAATATCACATGGGAATTTCCAGTGGGTTCAAATTCTGGGCATTTAGTTAGATTGCATTTCTGTGACATTGTTAGCCCTGCACTTAACTTGctgtattttaatatatatatcaatggGTATGCTGCATACCGAGATGTCGATCTATCGGTACTGGCAACCAATGAACTTGCATCTCCACTctatattgattttattgtcGATTCAGATGTTTCGGGGGTTATACAAATTAGTATTGGTCCTTCTGATCTGAGCAGTTCTGTGAGGATGAATGCTATATTGAATGGGGCAGAGATCATGAGAATGGTGAATGTTTCCCATTTACAGACTGAAGGTGCTTCTAAGAAGAAAAGTATATGGATTTTGGTGGGTACAGTTGTTGGAGGCTTTGTTATTCTGTGTTTTGCAATTGTTGCATTTCTGCTTGCTTTGAAACGCAGGAAGAAGAAACTGAAACCTGCACCTGCAGAAAGTGTGGGTTGGACACCTTTACGCATATATGGAGGTAGTTCACACAGTAGAATGTCTGAAAGGACAGCACTTGCATCTCCAGGCCCAAATGGATATCATTTCTTGAAAATCCCTTTTGCTGAGTTACAATTGGCAACGAACAATTTCGATAAAAATCTAATTGTAGGCTCTGGTGGTTTTGGCATGGTTTATAAAGGGGTCCTAAGGGACAATACAAAGGTTGCTGTGAAGAGAGGGGTGCCTGGATCTAGGCAGGGCCTTCCAGAATTCCAGACTGAAATAACTGTTTTGTCTCAAATTCGGCATCAACATCTTGTATCACTTGTTGGTTATTGTGAAGAACAGTCAGAAATGATACTTGTTTATGAATACATGGAAAAGGGGCCCTTAAAGAAACATTTGTATGGTTCGGGGCTTCCACCTTTGTCTTGGAAGCAACGACTTGAAATATGCATTGGATCAGCAAGGGGTCTTCACTACCTTCATACAGGTTTTGCTCAAGGAATCATTCACCGTGACATTAAATCAACTAATATCTTGCTTGATGAGAATTATGTGCCTAAGGTGGCTGATTTTGGTCTTTCAAGATCAGGCCCGTGTCTCAATGAAACCCATGTAAGTACTGGCGTTAAAGGTAGTTTTGGGTATCTTGATCCTGAGTATTTCCGGAGGCAGCAGCTTACTGATAAGTCAGATGTTTATTCATTTGGGGTAGTGCTCTTTGAAGTTCTTTGTGCTAGACCTGCTGTTGATCCATTGGTTGACAGGGAGCAGGTGAATTTAGGTGAATGGGCAATGCAATGGCAGAAGAAGGGTATGCTTGAGAAAATTATTGATCCCCATCTTGTTGGACAGATCAAACCAGGCTCTTTGAAAAAGTTTGGAGAAACGGCAGAGAAATGTTTGGCTGAATATGGTGCTGATAGGCCAACCATTGGTGATGTACTATGGAATTTAGAATATGCTCTTCAGCTTCAGGAATCTCGACCGCAAAGAGAAGTGCATGAAGACGGCGATATCAATGAGCTTCCAACAAATACAATTGTTCCTGGAGATCCAGCTACCAATGCAAGAACAGAGGAAGGTGATGGTAATGGTAGTTTAGAGATTAATACAAGCCAAGTTTTTTCTCAATTGATGACCAACGATGGTAGATAG
- the LOC117617872 gene encoding deSI-like protein At4g17486, protein MTEVVLHIYDVTNSGSDKTNSTILQINKIFKDGIGLGGIFHSAIQVYGEDEWSFGFCEQGSGVFSCPSGKNPMYTYRECITLGTTNCSIFKVNQILRELSREWPGYSYDLLSKNCNHFCDEFSERLGVPKLPGWVNRFAHAGDAAMEVAGNTAIRLRQAKTEIVSASKVAYRFLAGVTNNAIAAPESPGNSTRGTPRFQAAWFKNLITTGAKPSSSTEIENKEEDVLRHHQQSDAESPPRQKSYTWHTT, encoded by the exons ATGACGGAGGTGGTACTGCATATATATGACGTGACGAATAGTGGATCGGACAAAACGAACAGCACTATTCTTCAGATCAACAAGATCTTCAAGGACGGTATCGGCCTCGGCGGTATCTTCCACAGCGCCATacag GTTTATGGAGAGGATGAATGGTCATTTGGGTTCTGTGAACAAGGATCTGGTGTTTTTAGTTGCCCTTCCGGAAAAAATCCTATGTACACCTATCGTGAATGCATCACCCTTGGAACCACAAATTGTTCAATTTTCAAGGTTAACCAAATCTTGAGGGAACTCAGTAGAGAGTGGCCTGGGTATTCATATGACCTGTTATCAAAAAACTGCAACCACTTTTGTGATGAGTTCTCTGAAAGGCTTGGGGTGCCAAAGCTTCCAG GTTGGGTTAATCGTTTTGCCCATGCTGGTGATGCTGCAATGGAAGTAGCGGGTAATACAGCAATACGG TTGAGACAAGCCAAGACAGAGATTGTATCTGCTAGCAAAGTGGCATATCGTTTCCTTGCCGGTGTTACTAACAACGCCATTGCTGCTCCTGAGTCTCCTGGAAATTCAACCAGAGGCACTCCTAGATTTCAAGCAGCTTGGTTTAAAAACCTAATCACTACAGGAGCAAAACCATCCAGTAGTACAGAAATTGAGAATAAGGAAGAGGATGTACTTCGGCACCACCAGCAATCAGATGCAGAGTCGCCGCCACGGCAGAAATCATATACATGGCATACCACTTGA
- the LOC117617873 gene encoding uncharacterized protein LOC117617873 — MDNMECNKLQPVVRKVKKKQVKDELDRQKQAEKKKRRLEKALATSAAIISELEKKKQKQKEEQQRLDEEGAAIAEAVALHVLLGEDSDETCEIVLNKDEVLHPWDCPGDIDIFMAGRRACFPYQDSAKCSLERIGWVSNAYRSGCKWGGLGNSQLSFSSGPYGRDYHEQFCEEAGWGTTGFAAGLIAAQAVSSLQIAEEAHEGTMVLDGMLRQ, encoded by the coding sequence ATGGATAACATGGAGTGTAATAAACTGCAACCTGTTGTGAGAAAAGTTAAGAAGAAGCAGGTGAAGGACGAGTTGGATCGTCAAAAACAGGctgagaaaaagaagaggcgCTTGGAGAAAGCCCTTGCTACTTCGGCTGCCATCATTTCTGaactagaaaagaaaaaacaaaagcagaaAGAAGAGCAACAGAGGCTTGATGAAGAAGGTGCTGCAATTGCCGAGGCTGTTGCGCTGCATGTTCTACTTGGTGAAGACTCAGATGAGACATGTGAAATTGTTCTGAACAAAGACGAAGTGCTTCATCCTTGGGATTGTCCTGGCGATATTGACATCTTTATGGCTGGACGGAGGGCATGCTTTCCTTATCAGGACTCTGCAAAGTGTTCACTTGAAAGGATTGGGTGGGTCTCTAATGCTTACAGATCGGGATGCAAGTGGGGTGGTTTGGGGAACAGTCAATTGTCGTTCTCATCTGGGCCTTATGGAAGAGATTACCATGAACAATTTTGTGAGGAAGCAGGTTGGGGGACTACGGGATTCGCTGCTGGTCTCATTGCGGCGCAAGCTGTTTCATCTCTTCAGATTGCAGAGGAAGCACATGAAGGCACAATGGTGCTTGATGGAATGCTAAGACAGTAG
- the LOC117617871 gene encoding putative septum site-determining protein minD homolog, chloroplastic codes for MLSLQLPTVINPKPSSSSSFLTNTNPFKPKTLKPNPSSPFTVRSVLQYNRKPQLSGDTPRVVVITSGKGGVGKTTTTANVGLSLARLGFSVVAIDADVGLRNLDLLLGLENRVNYTVVEVLNGDCRLDQALVRDKRWSNFELLCISKPRSKLPMGFGGKALVWVVDALKARQEGCPDFILIDCPAGIDAGFITAITPANEAVLVTTPDITSLRDADRVIGLLECDGIRDIKMMVNRVRTDMIKGEDMMSVLDVQEMLGLALLGMIPEDTEVIRSTNRGYPLVLNRPPTLAGLAFEQAAWRLVEQDSMKAVMVEEEPKKKRGFFSFFG; via the coding sequence ATGCTCTCTCTTCAACTCCCCACCGTCATCAATCCCAagccctcctcctcctcctccttcctcACCAACACAAACCCCtttaaacccaaaaccctaaaacccaACCCGTCTTCCCCATTCACTGTTCGCTCCGTCCTCCAATACAATAGGAAGCCCCAATTGTCCGGCGATACCCCCCGCGTCGTCGTCATCACCTCCGGCAAAGGCGGTGTCGGCAagaccaccaccaccgccaaTGTCGGCCTCTCCCTCGCCCGCCTCGGCTTCTCTGTCGTCGCCATCGACGCCGACGTCGGCCTCCGCAACCTCGACCTCCTCCTGGGCCTCGAGAACCGCGTCAACTACACCGTCGTCGAGGTGCTCAACGGCGATTGCAGGCTTGACCAGGCTCTCGTCAGAGACAAGCGCTGGTCCAACTTCGAGCTGCTCTGCATCTCCAAGCCCAGGTCGAAATTGCCGATGGGGTTCGGCGGCAAAGCCTTGGTTTGGGTCGTCGACGCCTTGAAAGCCAGGCAGGAGGGCTGCCCGGACTTCATTCTCATCGACTGCCCGGCAGGCATCGATGCCGGGTTCATCACAGCCATTACGCCGGCCAATGAGGCCGTGCTCGTGACCACGCCGGACATCACGAGCTTGAGAGACGCTGACAGAGTCATTGGGTTGCTGGAGTGTGACGGAATTAGGGATATCAAGATGATGGTGAACCGGGTTCGGACCGATATGATCAAAGGTGAGGATATGATGTCGGTGCTGGATGTGCAGGAGATGTTGGGCTTGGCATTGTTGGGGATGATACCGGAGGATACGGAGGTAATCAGAAGCACCAACAGAGGGTATCCTCTGGTTTTGAATAGGCCGCCCACATTGGCTGGACTGGCTTTCGAGCAGGCAGCATGGAGGCTTGTTGAGCAGGACAGCATGAAGGCTGTCATGGTTGAGGAAGAGCCAAAGAAGAAGCGCggctttttctccttttttggCTAG